The Candidatus Mycolicibacterium alkanivorans genome contains a region encoding:
- the ctaE gene encoding aa3-type cytochrome oxidase subunit III: protein MTSAVGTSGTAITSRVHSLNRPNMVSVGTIVWLSSELMFFAGLFAMYFTARAQAGGVWPPPPTELNLYQAVPVTLVLIASSFTCQMGVFAAERGDVFGLRRWYVITLVMGLFFLLGQAYEYVQLVTHGTTIPGSAYGSVFYLATGFHGLHVLGGLIAFVLLLIRTRMSKFTPAQATAAIVVSYYWHFVDIVWIALFATIYFIR from the coding sequence GTGACGAGCGCTGTTGGCACTTCAGGAACTGCGATCACATCGCGCGTACATTCGCTGAACCGGCCGAATATGGTCAGTGTTGGCACCATCGTGTGGCTTTCCAGTGAGCTGATGTTCTTTGCTGGACTGTTCGCGATGTACTTCACTGCCCGTGCTCAGGCCGGCGGGGTATGGCCGCCGCCACCGACCGAGCTGAACCTTTATCAGGCGGTGCCGGTGACGCTGGTGCTGATCGCGTCGTCGTTCACCTGTCAGATGGGTGTGTTCGCGGCCGAGCGCGGTGACGTCTTCGGGCTGCGCCGCTGGTACGTGATCACGCTCGTGATGGGCCTGTTCTTCCTGCTCGGCCAGGCGTACGAGTACGTCCAGCTCGTGACCCACGGCACGACGATCCCGGGCAGCGCCTACGGCAGCGTCTTCTACCTCGCCACCGGCTTCCACGGCCTGCACGTGCTCGGCGGTCTGATCGCGTTCGTGCTTCTGCTCATCCGAACCCGGATGAGCAAGTTCACGCCGGCGCAGGCGACCGCTGCCATCGTCGTGTCCTACTACTGGCACTTCGTCGACATCGTGTGGATCGCGCTGTTCGCGACCATCTATTTCATCCGTTGA
- the trpD gene encoding anthranilate phosphoribosyltransferase, with translation MTQPISQPPSGAPISTWPQVLGRLTAGAELAPGESGWAMDQIMTGAATPAQIAAFGVSMKMKRPTATEVRELADTMLRYALRVPTDVIGTDTVDIVGTGGDQANTVNLSTMASIVVAAAGVPVVKHGNRAASSKSGGADMLEALGVRIDLGPDEVARCVAEIGIGFCFAPVFHPSYKYAGAPRREIGVPTVFNLLGPLTNPAGPRAGLIGCAFGDLAEVMAGVFAARRCSVLVVHGDDGLDELTTTTTSTIWRVQAGTIDKLTFDPLGFGFPRARVEELVGGDSEFNAAEARNVLGGAKGPVRDAVILNAAGAMVAHAGLSSHAEWLPSWEEGLGRAAEAIDSGAAEQLLARWVRFTQEL, from the coding sequence GTGACGCAGCCCATTTCGCAGCCCCCGTCCGGCGCCCCGATTTCGACATGGCCGCAGGTCCTGGGCCGGTTGACGGCCGGAGCGGAACTCGCGCCCGGCGAGAGCGGCTGGGCGATGGACCAGATCATGACGGGGGCCGCGACGCCGGCTCAGATCGCCGCCTTCGGCGTGTCGATGAAGATGAAGCGCCCGACGGCCACCGAGGTGCGTGAGTTGGCCGATACCATGCTGCGCTACGCCCTCCGGGTGCCGACCGACGTCATCGGCACCGACACCGTCGACATCGTGGGAACCGGCGGTGATCAGGCCAACACCGTCAACCTGTCCACGATGGCCTCGATCGTGGTCGCCGCGGCCGGCGTGCCGGTGGTCAAGCACGGTAACCGGGCCGCGTCGTCGAAGAGTGGGGGCGCCGACATGCTCGAGGCTCTCGGCGTCCGCATCGATCTGGGGCCCGACGAGGTGGCCCGCTGCGTGGCCGAGATCGGTATCGGCTTCTGCTTCGCCCCGGTGTTCCACCCGTCCTACAAGTACGCCGGAGCGCCGCGCCGGGAGATCGGTGTTCCGACCGTCTTCAATCTGCTTGGCCCCCTTACCAATCCGGCCGGTCCGCGGGCGGGCCTGATCGGCTGCGCCTTCGGCGACCTGGCCGAGGTCATGGCCGGGGTTTTCGCCGCGCGCCGCTGCAGCGTCCTGGTGGTGCATGGTGACGACGGCCTTGATGAACTGACGACGACCACCACGAGCACGATCTGGCGGGTGCAGGCCGGCACGATCGACAAGCTCACCTTCGATCCGCTGGGCTTCGGGTTCCCGCGGGCCCGCGTCGAAGAGCTGGTCGGGGGAGACTCCGAGTTCAACGCGGCCGAGGCGCGCAACGTGCTCGGCGGCGCCAAGGGCCCGGTCCGCGATGCTGTCATCCTCAACGCGGCGGGCGCGATGGTGGCCCACGCGGGGCTATCCAGCCACGCCGAATGGCTGCCGTCCTGGGAGGAGGGGCTGGGCCGGGCTGCCGAAGCGATCGACTCGGGGGCGGCCGAGCAGCTCCTCGCGCGCTGGGTGCGCTTCACACAGGAGCTCTGA